Proteins co-encoded in one Coregonus clupeaformis isolate EN_2021a chromosome 17, ASM2061545v1, whole genome shotgun sequence genomic window:
- the LOC121585644 gene encoding transmembrane protein 196: protein MCSSRKILWSLLLLSVLEVGLGVASIVLGAVGLSWVREEHKPQQGDASPIWSGLCFLICGMCGVLCARKRTGLIMILFSACCICGLIGGILNFQFVRALSRRPDTLRSLHLAAMTIACLGISSCTLSTWLTCRLASSEQQRMFLEREHSLHHSHEMAEKEPYTHGSFEILDNSSNGIPQISYNSNTTSL, encoded by the exons ATGTGTTCCAGCCGGAAGATTCTGTGGAGCCTGCTGCTGCTGTCAGTTTTGGAGGTGGGGCTGGGGGTCGCCAGTATCGTCCTGGGAGCCGTGGGGCTCAGCTGGGTCAGGGAGGAACACAAACCACAACAAGGAGACGCTTCACCTATCTGGAGCGGCCTGTGT tttctcATCTGTGGGATGTGTGGAGTCCTGTGTGCTAGGAAGAGGACTGGACTCATC atgatTCTGTTCTCAGCCTGCTGTATCTGTGGTCTGATTGGAGGGATTCTCAACTTCCAGTTTGTTAGGGCGTTGTCACGACGACCGGACACTCTCCGCTCACTACACCTGGCGGccatgaccattgcctgcctgg gTATCTCTTCCTGTACTCTCTCTACCTGGTTGACCTGTCGTCTGGCCAGTTCAGAACAACAGAGGATGTTTCTGGAGAGAGAACACTCACTGCACCACTCACACGAGATGGCTGAGAAGGAACCATACACACACGGATCTTTT GAGATCCTGGACAACTCCAGCAACGGGATTCCCCAGATCTCCTACAACAGCAACACCACCTCTCTTTGA